A region of the Ranitomeya variabilis isolate aRanVar5 chromosome 5, aRanVar5.hap1, whole genome shotgun sequence genome:
aacatcaaacaaatgcaaaaaatgtgcaacGGGGTATAGGAACGGAGACCCGGACATCATACCTCATGTGAGTTTCTCCTTAGCTTGCCCTGTCCACTCTGTAATTGTAATCTTTATCGGTACAATTTGATAGAGGTAGTGAGCGCTAATATACATGCTGTGTGGCAGTAATTAACTAATTAAAGCTCTATTTATTCCACCACCGATGTGCATTGAGCTCTGTGCTCCACTGTCACATTTTCTGACAGGTTGCAGCTCATTAAAAGACAGGTCCTTTGGTATGGGCATTTTTTGCTATTGATTCCTCAGATAGGTTTTTTTATTGATGTTATGTGGATATATCCGCTCCATTTACATTTGGAGGTTTTTTTGCTGgtaaaaattattattgttattttgtaattattaataaacattactGCATTTAAtattattgaacattgtggtttgagTCTTGTTGCGTGTTTTTCATGGCAATTCTAGACTTATTTTTGGATTTGAGTACTTTCAGCAGCAGCTTTCCTCTCTCCCCCTCCAGCACACAGTCTCTCCTGGCTCCTCTCCTCCCCCTCCACCACCAGGCTGAGGTCCGCAGCACAGggaagggaggagagcagagagccACTAGATAATGAGCGGCTCACTGATAGGTGCCGGCTCATATCGTTCACAGTGAAGAGCCGTCACATCACTAGATCCTGCCAAGTCTGCACCAGCAGCCAAGAAGGGCTCCAAGAAAGCTGTGACCAAGACTCAGAAGAAGGACGGTAAGAAGCGGAGGAAGACCAGGAAGGAGAGCTATGCCATCTATGTGTACAAGGTGCTGAAGCAGGTCCACCCTGACACCGGCATCTCCTCCAAGGCCATGGGCATCATGAACtcctttgtcaatgacatctttgAGCGCATCGCAGGGGAAGCCTCCCGCCTGGCTCACTACAACAAGCGCTCCACCATCACCTCCCGGGAGATCCAGACCGCTGTGCGCCTGCTGCTGCCCGGAGAGCTGGCCAAGCACGCCGTGTCTGAGGGCACCAAGGCCGTCACCAAGTACACTAGCGCCAAgtgatctgctccatgctctgcacCCACAACacaaaggctcttctaagagccacccaccCCGTCTACATCAGAGCTGTGGCTGCTTTTGCTCTACTCTTTTCAATGGGGAACATGTGGCTGCACTTATTGGCATCTCATTTGTTTAGAGGCTCAGAGAAGGGTCTGTTTCTGTTCATAGAGCACAAGTTGGGAGGGGGATTAGAGGAAGGTGATATAAAGATGGGGGAATGATGCTGTTGATAGCTATAGAACGGACGTGGAATGCTGGGAATGGTCtggccataatgaggcagatgcagGCCACCATTGATGCCCTATTGCACTTCAGTCACTGAATCCTGTTCTCCCAGAGTGCGGAGTCCTAGTTCTCTGGTTACGTTGTTCTGCAAACAATAGGTGGAGATGGGCTGTTTAAGGGCTTTCagtgttaatgatgtttccagcagTTTCTCTTAAATCTCATTGGAGCTGTCTGAATGTTCTTGATGATATTCCTCTGATATTACACACCATTTGTTCTGCAAACCGCTGAAGGCATATGGTCAATAAGCTCCCAAAGAATGATCTACTTGTAGGTCTGAATCTCACATCATTAATGGAGCAGTATCTTTCTTGACACAGGCGCTGCTGCTATGTGAGCAGAGCACAATACGGAGGGTATAAAGCACTTTGAGGGTTTATAGCACTACATGGAGGAATACAGTAGTATAtaatttacatagcgccaacatattccgcagcactttacagtttaacagtttcaaacaca
Encoded here:
- the LOC143775166 gene encoding histone H2B produces the protein MPDPANPAKSAPAAKKGSKKAVTKTQKKDGKKRRKTRKESYAIYVYKVLKQVHPDTGISSKAMGIMNSFVNDIFERIAGEASRLAHYNKRSTITSREIQTAVRLLLPGELAKHAVSEGTKAVTKYTSAK